A single genomic interval of Oleidesulfovibrio alaskensis DSM 16109 harbors:
- the tmk gene encoding dTMP kinase, with protein MFITFEGIEGSGKSTALARLKDWLQEHGHGATLTREPGGSRLGGILRSILLDIGNDDLTGETELFLYLADRSQHVHQVIRPALAEGVAVISDRYADSTVVYQGYGRGLDPALLHRLNDVAVRGLWPDLTLLFDLEPEIGLKRATTRNLREGTGATEGRFEAESLAFHTRVREGYLTWAALNKERFRIIDAAASPDEVFEQVRSAVADVFTIG; from the coding sequence ATGTTCATTACTTTCGAAGGCATAGAAGGTTCAGGCAAAAGTACGGCTCTTGCCCGCCTGAAGGACTGGCTGCAGGAGCACGGCCACGGTGCGACGCTGACCCGCGAGCCGGGAGGCAGCCGTCTGGGTGGTATTCTGCGTTCCATTCTGCTGGATATAGGCAATGACGATCTGACAGGGGAAACCGAGCTTTTTCTGTATCTTGCCGACAGGTCGCAGCATGTGCATCAGGTCATCCGGCCGGCGCTGGCAGAAGGTGTTGCTGTGATAAGCGACAGATACGCCGATTCCACCGTGGTCTATCAGGGCTACGGCAGAGGGCTGGACCCTGCTTTGCTGCACCGGCTCAACGACGTGGCCGTGCGCGGGCTGTGGCCTGATTTGACGCTGCTGTTTGATCTGGAGCCGGAAATCGGTCTCAAGCGGGCCACTACCCGCAACCTGCGGGAAGGCACAGGCGCAACGGAAGGCCGTTTCGAGGCGGAGAGTCTGGCCTTTCACACCAGAGTGCGCGAAGGATATCTGACGTGGGCGGCTCTGAATAAGGAACGATTCAGAATCATTGATGCGGCCGCTTCGCCCGATGAGGTTTTTGAACAGGTCCGCAGCGCCGTGGCCGATGTGTTTACCATCGGCTGA
- a CDS encoding 3'-5' exoribonuclease YhaM family protein — protein MEKRQFIKDIAVNGDVNGLFLIASANQMQAKNGPFWRLEICDASGTLNAKIWSPLSASFETLTPGDVVHLEGRAGLFRDRIDISVDRMRVLAPYELEALDMGQFLVSSERDPAEMLTELLELCREVFTHRPWRKFVTGVLRNEELAEALKAAPAAKSVHHAYRGGLLEHILSVSGLCMRIADHYPEIDRQVLLAGAIFHDIGKAWELSGGLVNDYTDEGRLLGHIHIGLEQLEPFLRRSGLEHELAVHFKHLILSHHGEYEFGSPRRPKTREAMVLHYADNLDAKMAQLNSLFKGFEDGETGWTPFQPTLQRFLYNPVRTPETETVRRKRPETPREEQCSLLSKA, from the coding sequence ATGGAAAAAAGACAATTCATCAAAGATATTGCTGTTAATGGCGACGTGAACGGGCTGTTCCTCATTGCTTCCGCCAACCAGATGCAGGCAAAGAACGGCCCTTTCTGGCGTCTTGAAATCTGCGACGCTTCCGGCACGCTTAATGCCAAAATATGGAGCCCGCTCAGTGCCTCGTTTGAAACCCTTACCCCCGGCGACGTGGTGCATCTGGAAGGCCGGGCAGGGCTTTTCCGCGACAGGATAGACATCAGCGTGGACCGCATGCGCGTGCTTGCCCCCTACGAACTGGAAGCCCTTGATATGGGGCAGTTTCTGGTTTCCAGCGAGCGTGACCCCGCCGAAATGCTGACCGAGCTGCTGGAGCTGTGCCGGGAGGTGTTCACCCACCGGCCGTGGCGCAAGTTTGTCACCGGCGTGCTGCGCAACGAAGAACTTGCAGAGGCGCTCAAGGCGGCACCTGCAGCCAAAAGCGTGCACCACGCCTACAGAGGCGGTCTGCTTGAGCATATCCTTTCTGTTTCGGGGCTGTGCATGCGCATTGCCGACCACTATCCCGAAATTGACAGGCAGGTACTGCTGGCAGGCGCGATTTTTCATGATATAGGCAAGGCGTGGGAACTGTCCGGCGGGCTGGTCAACGACTACACAGACGAAGGCCGCCTGCTGGGGCATATCCATATAGGCCTTGAACAGCTGGAGCCGTTTTTGCGCAGGTCCGGTCTTGAGCACGAACTTGCCGTGCATTTCAAGCATCTGATTCTCAGCCACCACGGCGAATATGAGTTCGGCTCGCCGCGCCGACCCAAAACGCGCGAGGCAATGGTGCTTCATTACGCCGACAATCTGGATGCCAAAATGGCTCAGCTGAACAGTCTGTTCAAAGGATTTGAGGACGGTGAGACCGGCTGGACGCCGTTTCAGCCCACATTGCAGCGCTTTTTGTACAACCCTGTGCGCACTCCGGAAACGGAAACCGTCAGACGGAAGCGTCCTGAAACTCCACGGGAAGAACAATGTTCATTACTTTCGAAGGCATAG
- the surE gene encoding 5'/3'-nucleotidase SurE: MFIALTNDDGIQAPGLRAMYKALKEAGHTVQVVAPVTEQSAVGHAVTIALPLRVKIFSENGFQGMGVYGTPTDCVKLGLNALLDKKPDIVVSGINAGANVGPDILYSGTVSAATEAAHMGYPSLAVSYDNFKPDDIAAHARFAVEIMESMPWQSLPPRCVLNLNLPDVPMQQCKGLTLCPQTRAVWKDWYDHRTDPRGNSYWWLNGIIPPETVAEGTDRDMLTRGYATLTPLRFDFTDRETLARLQQNMDRQRQGSEDL, encoded by the coding sequence ATGTTCATTGCACTTACCAACGACGACGGCATTCAGGCGCCCGGACTGCGCGCCATGTACAAGGCACTGAAAGAAGCCGGACACACCGTGCAGGTGGTGGCCCCGGTCACCGAACAGTCGGCCGTGGGACACGCCGTGACCATAGCCCTGCCGCTGAGGGTAAAAATATTTTCAGAAAACGGCTTTCAGGGCATGGGAGTATACGGCACCCCCACGGACTGCGTTAAACTGGGGCTGAACGCACTGCTGGACAAAAAACCCGACATTGTCGTTTCCGGCATAAACGCAGGTGCCAACGTGGGACCGGACATTCTCTATTCCGGCACGGTATCGGCCGCCACCGAGGCGGCGCACATGGGCTATCCTTCGCTGGCAGTCTCGTACGACAACTTCAAACCGGACGACATCGCAGCCCATGCCCGCTTCGCTGTCGAAATAATGGAATCCATGCCGTGGCAATCGCTGCCGCCGCGCTGCGTGCTTAACCTGAACCTGCCCGATGTCCCCATGCAGCAATGCAAAGGGCTTACCCTGTGCCCGCAGACAAGAGCTGTCTGGAAAGACTGGTACGATCACCGCACCGACCCGCGGGGCAATTCCTACTGGTGGTTAAACGGTATCATACCTCCGGAAACAGTGGCCGAAGGCACCGACAGAGACATGCTGACCCGCGGATACGCCACGCTGACCCCCCTGCGTTTCGACTTCACCGACAGGGAAACACTGGCCCGGCTGCAGCAGAATATGGACAGGCAGCGGCAGGGGTCTGAAGACCTTTGA
- the fba gene encoding class II fructose-1,6-bisphosphate aldolase, whose protein sequence is MPLTGPKEMFARAYKEGYAIGAFNVNNMEIIQGIMQAGAEEKAPLILQVSAGARKYAGQTYIVKLIEAALSESDLPVVLHLDHGSGFDICKDCIDGGFTSVMIDGSHLPYEENIAVTRRVVEYAHDKGVWVEAELGQLAGVEEDVSAEHSVYTDPDQAVEFVERTGCDSLAIAIGTSHGAYKFTGKATLDFDRLSTITDKLPGFPLVLHGASSVPQEFVAMANQYGGEIGGAQGVPEDLLRKSASYGVCKINIDTDIRLAMTACIRKHFAENPADFDPRAYLKPAREAVKNMVQHKIRNVLGCSNKA, encoded by the coding sequence ATGCCGCTAACAGGCCCAAAAGAAATGTTCGCCCGCGCCTACAAAGAAGGCTATGCCATAGGCGCCTTCAACGTGAACAACATGGAAATCATTCAGGGTATCATGCAGGCGGGCGCCGAAGAAAAGGCTCCGCTCATCCTGCAGGTTTCCGCCGGGGCGCGCAAGTACGCCGGCCAGACGTACATCGTCAAACTCATCGAGGCCGCACTTTCCGAATCCGACCTGCCCGTGGTGCTGCATCTGGACCACGGTTCCGGTTTCGATATCTGCAAAGACTGCATTGACGGCGGCTTTACCTCTGTCATGATCGACGGCTCCCACCTGCCCTATGAAGAAAACATAGCCGTTACCAGACGCGTGGTGGAATATGCCCACGACAAAGGCGTATGGGTAGAAGCTGAACTGGGACAGCTGGCCGGAGTGGAAGAAGACGTATCCGCCGAACATTCCGTTTACACCGACCCTGATCAGGCCGTGGAATTTGTGGAGCGCACCGGATGCGATTCGCTTGCCATCGCCATAGGCACCAGCCACGGCGCCTACAAATTCACGGGCAAAGCCACTCTGGATTTTGACCGGCTGTCCACCATCACCGACAAGCTGCCCGGATTCCCGCTGGTGCTGCACGGAGCCTCATCGGTACCGCAGGAGTTTGTGGCCATGGCCAACCAGTACGGCGGCGAAATAGGCGGCGCTCAGGGCGTACCCGAAGACCTGCTGCGCAAATCCGCCTCTTACGGCGTATGCAAAATCAACATTGATACCGATATCCGTCTGGCCATGACAGCGTGCATCCGCAAACACTTTGCAGAAAATCCCGCAGACTTTGACCCGCGGGCCTATCTCAAGCCCGCCCGCGAAGCTGTGAAAAACATGGTTCAACATAAAATCCGCAACGTACTGGGTTGCTCCAACAAGGCATAA
- the gap gene encoding type I glyceraldehyde-3-phosphate dehydrogenase: protein MAVTLGINGFGRIGRYLVRLLANDPELNTAVVNARADNESLARLFKYDSCHGTYPAEVKANSDGFTVNGKQIVVTRYGHNEWKWADYGVDIAVESTGTVKDRAGLALHMERGAKKTVISAPCADADLTVVMGVNDHLYDPAQHDVISNASCTTNCLAPVVKVLNDTFGVRHGLMTTVHSYTMSQRLLDGTHKDPRRGRAAAMSMIPTSTGAAKAVGLVIPELAGKLNGMAIRVPTPNVSLVDLTCELGKSATAEEINAALREAAATTLKGNMGYTEEPLVSCDYMGSTFGGVVDGPCTSVMEGNMAKLIIWYDNEAGFTNQLVRLLRKVGNSL from the coding sequence ATGGCTGTTACGCTTGGCATCAACGGGTTCGGCCGCATCGGCCGCTATCTTGTGCGCCTTCTGGCAAATGATCCCGAACTGAATACCGCAGTGGTCAACGCCCGCGCCGACAACGAATCGCTGGCACGGCTTTTCAAATACGATTCGTGCCACGGCACCTACCCCGCAGAGGTAAAAGCCAACAGCGACGGCTTTACCGTGAACGGCAAGCAGATTGTCGTAACCCGTTACGGGCACAATGAATGGAAATGGGCTGACTACGGCGTTGATATCGCCGTGGAAAGCACGGGGACGGTAAAAGACAGGGCCGGACTTGCCCTGCATATGGAACGGGGCGCAAAAAAGACGGTTATCAGCGCTCCCTGCGCCGATGCCGACCTGACCGTGGTAATGGGGGTCAACGATCATCTGTACGATCCCGCGCAGCACGATGTCATTTCCAACGCATCCTGCACCACCAACTGTCTGGCCCCCGTGGTCAAAGTGCTTAACGACACGTTCGGCGTGCGCCACGGCCTGATGACCACCGTGCACTCATACACCATGAGCCAGCGGCTGCTGGACGGCACGCACAAAGACCCCCGCCGCGGCAGAGCCGCCGCCATGTCCATGATTCCCACATCCACAGGCGCAGCCAAGGCAGTGGGGCTGGTCATTCCCGAACTGGCGGGCAAGCTCAACGGCATGGCCATCCGCGTGCCCACGCCCAACGTATCGCTGGTGGACCTCACCTGCGAGCTGGGCAAGTCCGCCACGGCGGAAGAAATCAACGCCGCTCTGCGCGAAGCCGCAGCCACCACGCTGAAAGGCAACATGGGCTATACCGAAGAGCCGCTGGTATCCTGCGACTACATGGGCAGCACATTCGGCGGAGTTGTTGACGGACCGTGCACATCTGTCATGGAAGGCAACATGGCCAAGCTGATTATCTGGTACGACAACGAAGCAGGTTTCACCAACCAGCTCGTGCGTCTGCTGCGCAAGGTCGGCAACAGCCTGTAG
- a CDS encoding EAL and HDOD domain-containing protein, translating to MLLKHLRSLLSKSQGAVVQDDGVITTVSGVPVWVARQPVFTAQGGIWGYELLSRVCPENVCRPAEDAYVATSSVVFDGVEMVAPALAAGERLLINYSGEMLVDGVPAMLPPDICVVEVLEDVQPTQEVLAALLRLRQAGYMVALDDYIGQEAAETLMPLADIVKVDVLGREREAIARDVARIRPYGCTLLAEKVEDRQMFDLCAELGFDLFQGFFFSRPQLVAGKKLTSSETVKTRLLARMASGEYDMAELGDIIRIDAALSTRLLRYLNSAFFALPSPVVSVSQAAGLLGQEKLRRWLCVAILSDMESSPLSRHVAVQAAQRGKFLELVCGTGCGRPASEMFMLGLLSMLDGLLSVSMESVIAGMPLDEQLTDALLGRPGPLLPWLRFAAAYEKGDWQQAAELARRLGVSGEEVSRCYSEAISWAAVMFA from the coding sequence ATGTTGCTGAAGCATTTGCGCAGCCTGCTTTCAAAGTCGCAGGGGGCTGTGGTGCAGGATGACGGCGTCATCACCACGGTTTCGGGGGTACCCGTATGGGTGGCGCGGCAGCCTGTTTTTACGGCTCAGGGCGGCATATGGGGGTATGAACTGCTTTCGCGGGTGTGTCCCGAAAATGTCTGCAGACCGGCGGAGGATGCGTATGTGGCCACATCGTCCGTGGTGTTCGACGGCGTAGAGATGGTGGCACCGGCACTTGCCGCCGGAGAACGTCTGCTGATCAACTACAGTGGCGAAATGCTGGTGGACGGTGTGCCTGCCATGCTGCCTCCCGATATATGCGTGGTTGAAGTGCTGGAAGACGTGCAGCCGACGCAGGAGGTGCTGGCCGCACTGCTGCGGTTGCGGCAGGCCGGGTACATGGTGGCGCTGGATGACTATATAGGGCAGGAGGCTGCAGAAACGCTTATGCCTCTTGCCGATATCGTCAAGGTTGACGTGCTGGGGCGTGAGCGTGAAGCCATTGCCCGCGATGTCGCCCGAATCAGACCGTACGGATGCACTCTGCTGGCAGAAAAAGTGGAAGACCGGCAGATGTTTGATCTGTGTGCGGAGTTGGGCTTTGACCTGTTTCAGGGTTTTTTTTTCAGCAGGCCGCAGCTGGTGGCGGGAAAAAAGCTGACATCCTCGGAAACGGTCAAGACCCGGCTTCTGGCCCGTATGGCTTCCGGCGAATACGATATGGCCGAACTGGGAGACATCATCAGGATTGACGCCGCTCTCAGCACACGGCTTCTGCGCTATCTCAATTCTGCATTTTTCGCTCTGCCTTCGCCGGTGGTTTCCGTTTCGCAGGCTGCGGGGCTGCTCGGGCAGGAAAAGCTGCGCCGGTGGCTCTGCGTTGCCATACTGTCAGATATGGAGTCTTCGCCGCTGTCGCGTCATGTGGCTGTTCAGGCCGCGCAGCGCGGAAAATTTCTTGAGCTGGTCTGCGGTACAGGCTGCGGACGCCCCGCATCGGAAATGTTTATGCTCGGATTGCTCTCCATGCTTGACGGATTGCTGTCTGTCTCCATGGAGTCCGTCATTGCGGGCATGCCTCTGGATGAGCAGCTGACAGACGCCCTTTTGGGGCGGCCGGGCCCGCTGCTGCCGTGGCTGCGGTTTGCCGCGGCATACGAGAAAGGTGACTGGCAGCAGGCTGCGGAGCTGGCGCGCAGGCTTGGGGTAAGTGGCGAAGAGGTGAGCCGCTGTTACAGCGAGGCCATAAGCTGGGCTGCAGTCATGTTTGCCTGA
- a CDS encoding NFACT RNA binding domain-containing protein: MDAHFLRRLVLELTPLLAGARVEKIFHPADATDTLVLFAAGTKLNLVLRSGRSCPLLFPSSLRPDNPSSPPAATMRLRKYLKNKKITNVVSDWINRRFALEFAGCSCRWLIADLHHGLSLSESLPAGFGDDVHWPAPPHWPELLRQVAQGVRPAGVPLLTPALRRTLVHMDPADAHALMLDLENPAGGDTFVYYDARHTAVAVSAWPLAPQECSGWTEAVAVSAMEGARLAGEAVLYTDMARRSRAHADKETGAAVKRVQRALARLQQEEERMRGYVAQQQDAVLLQRCLYRFASDERRADVRVEGRDGAPVKIALDPLLTVRENMEAMFRRAAKGKRGLENLAQRRAVLENDLVRVRQGERPEGIREAPVQRHGGKVRTGRPAAAKSAGPVLRFRSSDGFLMLRGRNAAGNDAVVKGGSAFDLWFHAQDGPGAHVVVRLDHPGQHVPEQTMIEAASLAAARSWQRDDAAVRIMCALLRDVRKVKGAAAGAVRVDAVLRSLVVAPDSSLEESLRI, encoded by the coding sequence ATGGATGCCCATTTTCTGCGCCGTCTGGTGCTGGAACTGACACCGCTGCTGGCTGGCGCAAGGGTGGAGAAAATTTTTCACCCCGCTGATGCCACCGATACCCTTGTCTTGTTTGCGGCCGGAACAAAGCTCAATCTTGTGCTGCGTTCCGGCCGCTCCTGTCCTTTATTGTTTCCTTCATCGCTCAGGCCGGATAACCCGTCTTCTCCGCCTGCGGCCACCATGCGCCTGCGCAAGTATTTGAAAAACAAAAAAATAACCAATGTTGTTTCTGACTGGATCAACAGGCGTTTTGCACTGGAGTTTGCCGGCTGCAGCTGCCGCTGGCTTATTGCCGACCTGCATCATGGCCTGAGCCTGTCCGAGTCATTGCCTGCAGGCTTCGGCGACGATGTGCACTGGCCCGCACCGCCGCACTGGCCGGAGCTGCTGCGTCAGGTGGCGCAGGGAGTCAGGCCCGCGGGGGTGCCGCTGCTTACTCCGGCTCTGCGCCGTACTCTTGTGCATATGGACCCTGCCGACGCCCACGCGCTGATGCTTGATCTGGAAAATCCCGCAGGCGGGGATACTTTTGTCTACTACGATGCGCGGCACACTGCCGTGGCGGTCAGCGCGTGGCCTCTTGCCCCGCAGGAATGCAGCGGCTGGACAGAGGCTGTGGCGGTATCGGCCATGGAGGGCGCGCGCCTTGCGGGGGAAGCTGTGCTGTACACCGACATGGCCCGCCGCAGCCGTGCCCATGCCGACAAGGAAACCGGCGCTGCGGTAAAGCGTGTGCAGCGTGCCCTTGCCCGTCTGCAGCAGGAAGAAGAGCGGATGAGGGGGTACGTGGCGCAACAGCAGGATGCCGTGTTGTTGCAGCGGTGTCTGTACCGGTTTGCTTCTGACGAGCGGCGGGCTGATGTGCGTGTGGAAGGGCGAGACGGCGCACCGGTAAAAATTGCGCTGGATCCGCTGCTTACCGTGCGCGAAAACATGGAGGCCATGTTCCGCCGTGCGGCCAAGGGTAAACGCGGGCTTGAAAATCTGGCGCAGCGCAGAGCCGTGCTTGAGAATGATCTTGTACGGGTGCGTCAGGGGGAGCGCCCCGAAGGCATCCGCGAGGCACCCGTGCAGCGCCATGGCGGCAAGGTTCGCACCGGGCGTCCTGCCGCCGCAAAGAGCGCCGGTCCGGTGCTGCGTTTTCGCAGCAGCGACGGTTTTCTGATGCTGCGGGGCCGCAATGCTGCGGGAAATGATGCCGTGGTCAAAGGCGGGTCTGCGTTTGATCTGTGGTTTCATGCGCAGGACGGACCCGGAGCGCATGTGGTGGTGCGGCTGGATCATCCCGGCCAGCATGTGCCGGAGCAGACCATGATCGAGGCCGCTTCGCTGGCTGCTGCGCGCAGCTGGCAGCGCGACGACGCGGCCGTGAGGATAATGTGCGCCCTGCTGCGCGACGTGCGTAAGGTCAAAGGGGCTGCGGCCGGTGCCGTAAGGGTTGATGCTGTGCTGCGCAGCCTTGTGGTTGCTCCTGATTCGTCTCTTGAAGAGTCGTTGCGCATTTGA
- the dksA gene encoding RNA polymerase-binding protein DksA — translation MNQKDIEYFRDLLNSMLEEAQEKGDATLEDLTDNNEVCADPADRATMESDRAFTLRIRDRERRLIKKIRQALDRIEDGSFGVCEDCGEQIGVPRLKARPVTKLCINCKSKQEEDESLRGD, via the coding sequence ATGAATCAGAAAGATATTGAATACTTCCGTGATCTTTTGAACTCCATGCTGGAAGAAGCGCAGGAGAAAGGTGACGCGACACTGGAAGATCTGACTGATAATAACGAGGTGTGCGCGGACCCTGCTGACAGGGCAACCATGGAATCCGACCGCGCATTTACGCTGCGCATCCGTGACCGTGAACGCCGTCTGATCAAAAAAATCCGGCAGGCGCTGGATCGTATTGAAGACGGCTCGTTCGGCGTGTGCGAAGACTGCGGTGAACAGATTGGTGTTCCCCGCCTGAAAGCCCGCCCCGTGACCAAGCTGTGCATTAACTGCAAAAGCAAGCAGGAAGAGGACGAAAGCCTGCGGGGCGACTAG
- a CDS encoding YcaO-like family protein encodes MIQLSSCPKGCSQDLDKAVPAAETVRMARGRLQSLKLDLLAETRRVDTGRLGIPVFLSVCGHDARTVMPTRKQMGKGASASQAEASALMELVERYSYFRFMQQTETVFSGTWSEAEEHFQGQIMPVEQLLLSVGDTSDAAAVRPLLDLVRWQFCPATQISSGQRIALPLDWFRTLNEFNGSSAGNTYEEAVLQGLCELVERHVCCIAARDRQPQPTIMPQSTDDAVLLGLLDKFTANGIEVLLKDFSMGLPAPTVAALAYDPSTLGTRSEIVFTAGTAATPAKAAIRALTEVAQLAGDFETGSCYEASGLPKYTSEAETGWLKTGPQVAFSDLPHIGDNDIFAELTHLTAKLGMDGFHAYCIDTTAPELDIPAVYTIVPGFRFRERDKNASPGLFIGRILSEQYPPEAAADGLEQIRKVYGDLPCLPFYQGIIALRQQQYRQAASCFAQAQPVQPEKDSQAMAAFYHGYSLTLADAWAEALPLLDRAVSLCPQMKEYINLRGVARYRLQQYEAAAHDFRHLLQTLDRESAVDHVNLGLCHEKTGNTAAALQCYRDALAIDPALQRARQRLQALESAVLSASA; translated from the coding sequence ATGATACAACTCTCCTCATGCCCCAAGGGCTGCTCTCAGGATCTGGATAAAGCCGTTCCCGCGGCAGAAACCGTCAGAATGGCCCGCGGCAGACTGCAAAGCCTGAAGCTTGATCTTCTGGCTGAAACGAGACGTGTAGACACCGGCAGGCTGGGTATTCCTGTTTTTTTAAGTGTGTGCGGGCATGACGCACGCACTGTAATGCCCACGCGTAAACAGATGGGTAAAGGAGCCTCGGCGTCACAGGCCGAAGCCTCGGCTCTGATGGAACTGGTGGAACGCTACAGTTATTTCCGTTTTATGCAGCAGACAGAGACGGTGTTTTCCGGCACCTGGTCAGAGGCAGAGGAGCATTTTCAGGGGCAGATTATGCCTGTGGAGCAACTGCTCCTTTCGGTTGGCGACACCTCGGACGCAGCAGCCGTACGCCCGCTGCTCGACCTTGTCCGCTGGCAGTTCTGTCCGGCTACGCAAATCAGCTCAGGGCAGCGTATCGCCCTGCCGCTGGACTGGTTCCGCACTCTGAATGAGTTCAACGGCTCTTCTGCGGGCAATACCTACGAAGAAGCGGTTCTTCAGGGGCTTTGCGAACTTGTCGAGCGGCATGTGTGCTGCATTGCCGCACGCGACAGGCAACCACAGCCCACAATCATGCCGCAGAGCACGGATGATGCCGTTTTGCTCGGCCTGCTGGACAAATTCACAGCCAACGGTATCGAGGTGCTGCTCAAAGACTTCAGCATGGGACTGCCGGCGCCCACCGTGGCCGCTCTGGCGTACGATCCCTCAACGCTCGGCACACGCTCGGAAATAGTGTTCACGGCCGGTACCGCAGCCACTCCGGCCAAGGCCGCCATCCGCGCACTGACAGAGGTGGCCCAGCTGGCAGGCGATTTTGAAACCGGTTCATGCTATGAAGCCTCCGGCCTGCCCAAGTACACCAGTGAGGCAGAAACCGGCTGGCTGAAAACAGGTCCGCAGGTGGCCTTTTCCGACCTTCCCCACATCGGCGACAACGACATATTTGCCGAGCTGACACACCTGACCGCAAAGCTCGGCATGGACGGCTTCCATGCATATTGCATAGACACAACCGCTCCGGAGCTGGACATTCCGGCAGTATACACCATTGTTCCGGGCTTCCGGTTCCGCGAGCGTGACAAAAACGCCTCTCCGGGCCTGTTCATAGGCCGTATTCTGAGCGAGCAGTACCCGCCGGAAGCCGCCGCAGACGGGCTGGAGCAGATACGCAAAGTATACGGAGACCTGCCCTGCCTGCCTTTTTATCAGGGAATCATCGCTCTGCGGCAGCAGCAGTACCGCCAAGCCGCTTCCTGCTTTGCGCAGGCTCAGCCCGTGCAGCCGGAAAAGGATTCGCAGGCCATGGCGGCCTTTTATCACGGCTACAGTCTTACGCTGGCCGATGCATGGGCAGAGGCTTTGCCCCTGCTCGACCGCGCCGTGTCACTATGCCCGCAGATGAAAGAATACATCAACCTGCGCGGAGTGGCCCGCTACCGGTTGCAGCAATACGAAGCCGCAGCGCACGATTTCCGGCACCTGCTGCAGACTCTGGACAGAGAGTCCGCCGTGGATCATGTGAATCTGGGGCTGTGCCATGAAAAGACCGGTAATACAGCCGCCGCTCTGCAGTGCTACCGCGATGCGCTTGCCATAGACCCTGCCCTGCAACGGGCCCGCCAACGCCTGCAGGCTCTGGAAAGTGCCGTATTGTCCGCGTCTGCCTGA
- a CDS encoding TetR/AcrR family transcriptional regulator: MAIAHRKKKEPEKVRRALLDCAAAIAVSKGFSGLTVQAVADGAGVTKGGFFHHFPSKQALMDEVCAELLRSIDALVDEYMAQEPQGYGAFTRAYVQAILTPAEKSSPWVSLSVALVADPQLRSLWTGWLQQRLNRHRQTDNHAALAFARYAADGIWLEDLMLGKKRSAGETARLQKQLLALIDRKQEA, translated from the coding sequence ATGGCAATAGCTCACCGCAAAAAAAAAGAGCCAGAAAAAGTCCGGCGCGCACTGCTGGACTGCGCTGCCGCCATTGCTGTTTCCAAGGGTTTTTCAGGACTTACAGTACAAGCTGTGGCAGATGGAGCCGGAGTGACCAAGGGCGGCTTTTTTCATCACTTTCCCAGCAAGCAGGCCCTGATGGATGAAGTATGCGCGGAACTCCTGCGCTCCATTGATGCCCTTGTGGACGAATATATGGCGCAGGAACCGCAAGGGTACGGTGCATTCACCCGCGCGTATGTACAGGCCATACTCACGCCGGCAGAAAAAAGCAGCCCGTGGGTTTCGCTTTCCGTGGCGCTGGTGGCCGACCCGCAGCTGCGGTCGCTGTGGACAGGCTGGCTGCAACAGCGGCTGAACAGACACCGCCAGACAGACAACCATGCCGCGCTGGCCTTTGCCCGCTACGCGGCAGACGGCATCTGGCTGGAAGACCTGATGCTGGGCAAAAAGCGTTCAGCCGGTGAAACAGCCAGACTGCAGAAACAGCTGCTGGCGCTCATAGACAGGAAACAGGAAGCATGA
- a CDS encoding SMR family transporter → MNPTVTSYAALALAIVVEVIATSVLPHTREFTRPWPTLLVAVLYATAFYLLTIVTRAVPIGIAYALWSGFGIVLIAAVNWLIFRQRLDTPAIIGLGLLISGIVVINVFSKTVSH, encoded by the coding sequence ATGAATCCTACAGTAACATCATACGCGGCACTGGCTCTGGCCATCGTGGTTGAGGTCATCGCCACGTCTGTGCTGCCGCACACAAGAGAATTCACCCGCCCGTGGCCCACGCTACTGGTGGCAGTGCTGTACGCCACGGCGTTCTATCTGCTGACCATTGTCACCCGTGCCGTGCCCATAGGCATTGCCTATGCTCTCTGGAGCGGCTTCGGCATCGTACTCATTGCCGCGGTCAACTGGCTCATATTCCGGCAGCGTCTCGACACGCCTGCCATCATAGGACTGGGACTGCTCATATCGGGCATTGTGGTCATCAACGTTTTTTCTAAAACCGTCTCTCACTGA